Proteins encoded together in one Tripterygium wilfordii isolate XIE 37 chromosome 14, ASM1340144v1, whole genome shotgun sequence window:
- the LOC120014932 gene encoding small acidic protein 1, whose protein sequence is MRPTQMELLAEMDEQGGSMAMDVDDIDPIEVFGEGFFPMDSKLTDADFFNSFEDDFDDSDIN, encoded by the coding sequence ATGAGGCCGACGCAGATGGAGTTGTTGGCGGAGATGGACGAGCAGGGAGGGAGCATGGCGATGGATGTGGACGATATCGACCCAATCGAGGTCTTCGGTGAGGGCTTCTTCCCCATGGACAGCAAGCTTACCGACGCCGACTTCTTCAACTCCTTTGAAGACGATTTCGATGACTCCGACATCAACTGA